ACCAAGTCCCGCGCTGAGCCGCCGTTCGACGGTGACGCTGGGCTTGCTGCGGCCGTGGGGAGGCTGCCCCGGCGGGCGTTCGGGTGTGGGCTGGATGTGCGCGGCAGCTTCATCGTGCGGCTGGCTGCCCTCAACGGCTACCTCGGTCGCCTGCACGACGACAGCACCCCAGCTGCGCCGGGCCCGCGCGTCGAGGTGGTCGTGGTGAGAGATCCCGATGGCGGTACCAACGCGACGATGTTCCTCGACGGCGCCGCGCTGGCCGGGAGCGAGGTCGAGGAGTACGTGATCGATGCCGGTTGGGGTCACGCCTACGACGATTGGATCGAGTCGCGCGACGATGCGGTCGAGGCCGCGTCCCCGGCGGCGGCCGCGCTGCTGCGCGAGTCCTACGACTACCCGCCCGGCCACCAGTACATCGAGGGGGCGCCGGATGGCTGGCCCGCCGAGGGGCGGTGACCAGTGATGACCCCGAATGATGCTGAGCCAGCACCCTGCGGCGGGGGCCAGGCAAAAAGGCCGGCGGCCCCGGTGCGCGATGTCTGTCGGGTGTCTCGCTGCGCCGCTAGCATCCCGGCTGTCCCCACCAGTTGCGGAGGTCAGAGCCTTATGTCAGCGTCACCGGCCGAGATCCTGGCCGAGGCCCGGCTGAACATCCACGCGGCGGTCGCCGAATGCGGCGACCGGCGCCGCATGTTCGCCCATCACGCGGCCACGCTGTCGGCCGACGCAGCGCTGCACCGCGAGTCCGAACCGTCGCAGCGCGCGACGGCACAGTGCTACCTCGACGAGACGGCGGGGCTGCTGGCCCGCGCTCGCGAGGAAACCGGTGGGCCGCATTGATGGCCAACCCGTGGGCAAGCCCGGCTTTCGAGCCCAGAGATCCGCGTGTGCGCGCCCTGGCGCTGCGCGTCATCGCCGAGTGTGGGGGCTCCGGACTCGACGTGTCCAGCGAGGACGTCGCTGCTGGTCTCCGGTCCTGGTATCGGCGGTGCATCCCGGATCTGCTGGGTCACCCACTCGACGCCGGGGCCATCGACAGCCAGGCCCATTTCCTGCAGCAGTCCGAAGGTAACTCGCTGGCGGACTGGGCGGCAGCCGTCGTGGAGCAGTTCCGCACCCATCGCCGCTGGACAGAGTGCCATGAGCAGCGGCTGCACCGGGGCGCGTACTACTTTCGGTTTGCGCCTCAGCCAACCCTTATGCGCGGAATGTGGTTGTACTCCATGGCTTTCCGGCGCGTGGCGGCTGAGATGGGCATTTCGTCGCTGCGGGTCTATCGAGTACTGCCGACGTCGCGTTCTGACTGGGCGCCGAACGCGATCGCCAATGTGTCGTGGGGGCCGGAGCACTTCACCCGCGACGGCATGTCTGTGAGGTCCGCCGACATCAGTCCGGCCCTGGTCGTCGGTATCACCCTGATTCGGGAGTGCCATCCGTTGATCACGCCGTTCGACGTCGCTATGGGCCCCGGACGGTTCGACGCGATCTTCAGTCCGTAGCCTGACCCGCCGTTCCACCACCCCACCCGGCACAGGGGTGGGGTGGTGGTTGGTAATCATGTTGGGCGATCGGGTGATTCACGCTGAATCTGTCGGTGTGGCTGGGTAGAATCACAGGTGACGGGCACGCCAGACGGGCAGGCCCAGTGTTCCCAGGAAGGGGAGTGTCATGACTGCTGCGGTGTTGGGGTCGCGGGTAGTGGACCGTATGACGATTCCGTCGGGCTTGGTGACGCGCACGATGGTGGTGGTGCGCCCGCTGACGGGACATGTGTCGGTGAGCAATGCGCGCACGGATTTGGCGGTGGTGTCGGTGCAGTGGGGCGACATCTTCATGCGGTTCACCTCCGCTGCGCAGGTAGCGGCGTTCCTGGCGGCGTTCGGCGCGGTGCGTGAGGCACTGCGGGGTGCGGCGGGGACTGCGCCGTTGGACACGGTGAGCGGCGACGAGTGGCCGGGGGTGTCGACGGTCTCGGTGACGTGGACGCGGCCCCCAGAGTGGACGGTGGTCAACCAGACGGCCTACGACGAGCGTCGGCGCCGCACCCTGCACTACGTCGAGGTGCACATGGGGCCGATTCAGTGGCGGGTGGTGGACTGGGCCGGTTACGAGGCGGCGATGACGCTGCTGCGCAACGTGCACCGCACGGCGGTGACCGTGTTCACCGATGGCGGCAAGTTCAGGACAGACCCGTCGAAGCTGGATGCGTTTACCGAGACGGCGGGGGTGTCGGCATGACCACCCTCACCGCATCCTCGACACTGCGGTTCACCGGCACGGGCAGCGATTGGCAGGCGCTCGCCACGTTCGACCGGGAGGCTGAGGCCCAGGCGTTCGCGGCCCGGTTCCCGAAGTCCGCCGGCCTCTCGGTTCACGGAGCGAACGTATCGGCGCGTGCGCCGTTGACCGGCAACGTAGCCAACGGCGGGACCAACGAGTCGGGCATCGTCCGGTACCGCCGCCTGGTGGCCCGCGCCCAGAAACTGGGGGTGACGCTGACGTGGGGGACGACAGGCCCCGGCTTCCGCCATGAGGTGCTCAGTCAGGCCGAGTTCGACGCTCTGATCGGCGCGGCCCTGATTGACCCGGCAGGGGCGCCGGCATGATCAGGGCAGGCGTGCGCTTCGTGCGCTCGGCGGTCCTGGTGGCGGCTGTCGCTGGCGCTGCGAGCCTTCTTCTGCAAGTTCCCCTAGATGTCGCGCTGGGCTACTGCCTGGTGGGTTGGGGGGCGCGTGCACTCCTGAGAAGGCCGCTGCGCCGGATGGCGCGGCGCAGCGCCACCGGCGCCAGCCGGCGGCGTGGAAGGGCAAGGGCGTGATGGACGGACCTACTGAAAGCGGTAGGGCGCTGCTGGAGCGGATGATCGACGAGGTTGGCCTGTGGGGCCAATGCGAGGACTATCCGCGCCGGGACTGGGCGTATGAGGTGGGTAACAACGACACACAGCTCGGTTACTGGGAGTGGGTGATCGCCAAGCATGACTTGGATAGCGCCCCCGAGGCGAGTAGTGAGCGGCGGGTCAGCAGGGCCGAGGTACAGCAGGTTGTGAACGCGACCGCCGACGACGTGTTGGCAGCGGTTGGCGAACCGGAGACCGGAATCAGGGACGCGATCAACCTGGTGGTCAATGGGGCACTGCACCGGTTGTTCGAGAATAGAGATGCCGACCTGGCTGAGATCGTGACGGCCAACTACAGCGATGAGGTCACCGTGAGTGAGGTGGTGAGTTGGATCAACAGCTGACCTAACCTTAAGTGGG
This portion of the Mycolicibacterium tusciae JS617 genome encodes:
- a CDS encoding Fe(3+)-hydroxamate ABC transporter permease FhuB; this translates as MRALALRVIAECGGSGLDVSSEDVAAGLRSWYRRCIPDLLGHPLDAGAIDSQAHFLQQSEGNSLADWAAAVVEQFRTHRRWTECHEQRLHRGAYYFRFAPQPTLMRGMWLYSMAFRRVAAEMGISSLRVYRVLPTSRSDWAPNAIANVSWGPEHFTRDGMSVRSADISPALVVGITLIRECHPLITPFDVAMGPGRFDAIFSP